CTCTAGCATACATGATCAGAGTTTAATACAACATTCTGGAAAGCAGACTGACTGGGTAGTACTAGAAAAATTATATGATAAACAAATATGCTCCACAGCCGTGGTTTTGAAAAGAGGCTAGATACTTTAAATTTCTTTCCTGAACAACCAGTGAAATACTTGGATATCGAAGAATCAAAACCAATATGTTCTGCATCAGTGATAGCAAGACATTCACAAGTCACTTTTAAATTACTTCTTACATTACTGACAGTCACTTTTGTTATCGTTGAAATTTAAAGTGACGTCAGAACTAGTCTTCATTTGTCAACCGCACCCATCGCAATGACGTGTACCTGGAAGTCAGCAGACTACTGGACATTTCAGCATGGTTCAAGGAGAATAACAGTCTCACCTTCCAGACCTCAGTCACTTCACAATGGCGTAATAATCATAGTAAAGTGTGCCGCATGCGATGGGGAGTGTGACTTAGCATTGAGTTGCGAAGCGACAACATCGCTTTGCTCATTGACATGTCTCTCCCTTCCCCTAATGGCGCACTTCATCCTGATAGTTTAAATTGTGTCAGCAAAGCAAATGAGATCTATAAAGCAAGACCAGGAGAAAAGCACACAGTCATTGATCCATGGAAAAAGTTTTTTAAAGCCACCGACAAAATAACCAAGGATAATATAATCATTTAGTTTTTATATCTCAACAAAAGCTTGCACAGTTAAGTCGGACAATTATGTAAAATAATGAATGTCGAATTCTTACTTTCAGGTGGAGGTAGTTGGCAAACTAAAGCCATACAAATTACCAGCGACAACGTTTTTGCCCAAAAAATCTGCACCAAACAAAACATTCAAGAGCAACAAGGAAGTCGTCGATTTTTACAAGCAACATAGAAGAAGCAATGCTCACAACTTGGATTACAGCGACAGTAGGGAAGAAATAACAGATAACGATACAGATGCCTATCTGTCTTTATTCAGCACAGATAGTGAATCTGATGTCAGCAATGAGAATGGCGGTCACTCGTTTCAGCCAAACTTACACTCGTCATCCGGTCACGAAACTCCTAGTTCATCTAGATCTGCTGCTACAGAGGAAAGCACCACCAACCAAATGAAATGGCCGTCACCCTCTGTTTTTCCGGCGAACTATATCGGTTTACTGAAAATTCATCAATCGCAATTATTCCATCCACCGGAGAATATAATGGCAAGACGAATAGATGAACAGTTCATGAAAATGCTCAAGCTTGacattgttgataattttgagcTTTGGCAACAAAGCCCGTTGTCAGGAGTAATAGATACTAATCAGTGTAAAGACAGCCGACAATATAGTGCCAAAAGATTGccgaaatacaaaatttatataATCGACGGGAACGACACATTGGGAGCATACAGAGAAATCTACAGAGAGACAGGCGATAAAAGGTTTGAAACACTGAAAGTACACTTGTACGCAGGACTCACAGATGTGGAGTGCCTAACTCTCGGAATCACCGAGCCTTTAAGTCCAAAAACGCAAGGCCCAACGGATTTAGAAAAAATTTGCTTTTGTCGGAAGTTGTTGTATGCAATGAATGGTGTTTCAGAAGACCAGCCAACTCCAGCACCCAACAAAATGTGGACAGATAGAGTGCACAGAACCTTCAACTTAACAACGGTAGGACTTTATCATCAAAAAGTGCATGAGTTCTTGTTTCATTGGACAAAAAAGGGAATATGAAGTCAAAAAGTGAAGCATTTTACTATTCAAGTAGACACTTTGAAGCAAATTGCCAATGTTAAAATTAGCTGCAACAATATGAGGGGCTTAACTCAGATTTGGGGATTAACAATCTTACATTGATTAACTTTTTTTACAGTTTCCttgtaatatttttatacaaaaagtAAATTGGGTGAACGTAGTGTTCCAGGATTCTAGAATAACAATGGACAATAAGAAGAATGGTGGACAACAATTGACAAGTCTGTTGATCTGGCCTTTTTAGAGACCTACAGCTGTAATTTGTTGTGGGCCAAATAACAGATATCAGACTAGCACCTTGCTGCAGACACTGCCATTATTACCACCTTCGGTCATTGATAGGCATAAAATATGAAGTGCCACTTTCAGTACTTACAAACAATAATGTGGATAGCTAATACCTCCTTGTATGAGAGGAAAAGCATACCGATAAGGGGGAGTTAAGTTTGATCAAGGCATGGTCTGAAACTCTACTATGTGCACAGGTTCTGATTGCTTAAATTTTATAATACTATATTACCTTTAGGTAGTATGCCTTGagactgaaagacttaaactttagatcaaactttcctcaaggaacctttcaaccattttcttaccaaaacaataaaaattttgGGTTACCATAGAAAGTTTGGTATTAAAGAAAATTTACCTAACATTcagtaatatttgaaattcaaattagcTGCCTTGTGTCCCTGTGTTACCGTCATAGGGAAAAATAAcgtttttgattttcgaaaaactacaacgatgaaaattgttcttactccaagagcttttaaataaaaaagtctCCACAATGCCAGAACggtattgaaaaaattgagagtccggaTATTTGTACCAGAGGGATATTCAGAATATACTTTAAGTTATTGCACCACTACATTCCAGCCAAATCTCTCTAAATGTGTTTTTTGCACAATGATGATAACATTTTGTATCTTCTTCAGAAATCGCAGCACGACGGAATGTCAACAATTAAGAAAATTGCCAAGTTTGACAAGGAACAATGGGATTTATTGTACAAATTTTACGTGCAGAACCCAACATTTAAAGCCAGAAGATTTGACGTCCTGAATGGAGTTGACCAAGCAactaaatttcagctgattcgGGAGCTGGGCGAAGGCGAAATTACATTCCCAGAATTGCGTGAGAGGGCACGATATTCAAAACTGAAGGACACAGTGAGTATAAACATCATTTGAAGATTTCtgactgttttgatatttacagtATGTCACTTTAATTACGACATATTTTAATGGAAGCTCATATACTCAAAATAGCTTTATAGCATAGAAGATTTCACAGACAATATCTacagcaaagaaaatatcactGATAGAAGACTTGAAGATTTCGTAAAGTTTGCGTGCTTTAAAATTTGTTGCTTTCCCATACTTCCTCATGCTACCTTCCGTCCAACTAAAACTAAAGGAGTTACTCAACTCTGTTGCTGTGTCGCTTATATTCATACCTGTTTTGTAAAGAATTTAGTATTTTCAATGCCCTGTCATTTACAGTAAAGTTTTAGTGAATGCATAACCGTGAGTATCTTGTTTTCACTTGATAGGAGTGAAAGGCATTTAAGCAAGAACTAGGGTACGCACGCTCAGAAATATTCACAGCATTACTTGAAGCACAATAATTTGTCCACCAGTAGAAATGACAGTCTTTCTGTTTTAAAATTGTTATGGAGCTTGGCGCACGAGTTATTGGAACactaaattaggtaattacccagcaacttggctgagtactttgctatttgacctggcgtttacctaaacaagagtctgttttatggtctgaagactgataagatatccaccaaactcagcaggcagctcctccactgagtaaactgatatgcctacactgcaaaaaacatttttgaccggcAGCTGCATGTAGTTGATGGGGAGAGTTTTGAAGGGCCGGAATAAAATGTTGTTAAGTGTAAAACATGATTTGCCgctgtcattttgtgtcctgtttTTGTATAGATGCAtgttattaccagttttttaatcACAATTACATACATTGAAGAAACACTGACTGTCAGAGCAACCATCCAATCATATTGTAAAAATGGACTGTTCCATCAACGTCGGTGGTGAGCTCATGGAAGGTGGTAAATTTGACGAGTTTTGTACACTCTAGATTTACAAGAGATGCTGCGATGTTTCAATTCCAAATAACATACAGAGGCAAAACCTGTCAGGTTCAGGCCCAGGACACAAAATGAGTACAATAGATTGTGttacatcataatatttattccccattttcacaattttcccatGAACTAGACGCCAGTTGAAAATGGTTGTTCcagtgtaggcatatcagttGACTCAGTGGGAGCTGCCTGCTGGGTTTGGTGGATAtattatcagtcttcagacaataaaaagactcttgtttaggtaaatgccaggtcaaattgcaaagtgctcagctaagttgctgggtaattacctaatttggtgttccgATAACTCGTGCCCTTGCTGTAAAATTGTTATGGAGCTTGGTGCTCAATATAAACAGAGTTTTTCATGAGATGATCTGAATTAAATGTGTGAGCaatatatctctctctctctttctacacacacacacacacacacacacacacacacacataaatatttatatacatacggTATATGCAAAAACTAATGATAAAAGCACACTACATCTGATTGTATCTACACTCTACACTGCAAATTATTAAAACGTTTATATACATACCGTATAACTTTTCCCATTAGTTTGTGCAACATATAATTAGTTTAtgcaatttatatatatatatatatatatatatatatatatatatatatatatatatatgccaacctaaGGGCATCATCCTTTACTACACTACATAACTCTTGAAGGGTCAAACATCCACTGATTGTACATCTTCATAGATAATAAAGACCTGCCAGTCTGTGTCTGTTTGAGCTCCATTGACTAAAATCTTACATATTGATGACCAGAGAGATACACAAAGccaatttatcattattattttgcCAGTGCAGCATtttaatacatatacatgtatattcaggCAATCGACAGAAAAGAGACTCTCAAAATGAAACTACACTTGTAAGCAGTAAACTTCTCAAACTAGTCAAACCTCAAAACACACTGAATAATGGTTTCACCCTGTCATAACAGCAgttctttttattttaaacaagGCAGACACAGGTATTTTGACAGTCGATGCCACAAACAACTTGAACCTCACCTGTCAGTCACTGGTCAACGTTCCATTAAGGGCAATAAGAGTGAAGCATGGCCGTACAATAGATGAAGAGATTACTGGTGATGAACTGATCAAAGCTATTAAAGGTAAGAGTCCACCAACATATATGCTACTGTATGTAAGATTAGATCTGAAATGTGTGTCTTATTGTTCACATAGAAACATAGctgtttgtaatattgtatgCATCTATGTATGACTggatgtatttatgtatgtatgtatgtatgtatgtttgtaagtaccagtatatgtacatgtacatatgtatatatgtacacatacttgaacatgtatatgtatgtatgtactgtatgtatgtaaatgtatgtatggatgaatTTTAAGTATCTACACATGCATACATTCAGTACGTACTTAcgaacatatgtatgtatgtacgtatatatGTAAAATAGAACTGATGGTTGAAAGGTGTGTACGTATACAGTTTAATTTCTATTGAAATCTGTAATGAGGGATTTTTTGCTGGGTCTCAATACTGTAAGACTTGAATGTATTTTGTATGACACATGATAGAAGTAGTTTCAAACAGAATACACTAATTGACCATTAAGCAAActtgtattgacatttatagatattttgtGTAATTAAGCACTTTCATATGCACTCGGATAAAtggcttttgaatattttgaaatagaaaGAAGTGCTACAGAAACTGCTAAATGTTTGATTATGTAATgcaatcagagagagagagagtgtctGTAGAGACACTCTGTAGAGACACTCCCGTGTGAGGAATATCTTTGAAGAATATTAGAAATATCTAAATGAAGTGTCAATGTGAATCAATGCAACAATTACAAGTATAGCTGTTATTTGTAATTCTGTATTCTCAGAACTCAAGAGACAAAGAGCTCTCACAAATTCAAGTGATGACGTGGCAGGTAATTACCCCTTTACAATTTCccttttagctcacatttggttttaccaatgtgagtttatcgtataggctgaagtcgatggcgtctgtatgtatgtgtgtatgtatgtacatgtatgtacctgtatgtatgtatgtatgtatgtatgtatgtatgtatgtatgtatgtatgtatgtatgtatgtacagtatgtccgtcaacatcaaaaacacgcaaaccgctgcacgtttcagcttggtatttggtgtgtggatgcatcctgggctatagatgggattttgttcaaatgaagtctgcattgccaaaattatgcaaatgagcttacaaaatgtgaaaatggttaagaattaataactcaagaaccgctttttttattgctttgaaaatttgtgtgcaagtaccttaggtaaaccttatacagttttatgaatattgtgaagatatccttaattttgtatttttgctgaattttttgtgatttttctcattttcagtaaaaattcttcttctctgaaaccgccagcccaatcgctctcaaatttgggttgtctctttgcaagggtgttactcttctaatttgttgaaattatgacaaaattgggaaaattactatttttgtgcaattttgtcatttttggtcaaaaaatcttagacagtatttcctttttaaaacccctggacagacagctttcatatttggtacccagacatacagagatgacaatagttagatatgtggaaattgtcctgaaatataaaaaattgtatttttaagacaatattatcatttttggtcaagaaaactttgtcTCAACATTatttgtttgatagctttgtaatttggtgtaaagtcccttgtttgatagcctTGTAAtctggtataaagtcccgaaagtggttattagataaattttctgctcaaagtgttgggaaaccccaaaatttgtatatt
The DNA window shown above is from Ptychodera flava strain L36383 chromosome 5, AS_Pfla_20210202, whole genome shotgun sequence and carries:
- the LOC139133383 gene encoding uncharacterized protein, translating into MCIEVEVVGKLKPYKLPATTFLPKKSAPNKTFKSNKEVVDFYKQHRRSNAHNLDYSDSREEITDNDTDAYLSLFSTDSESDVSNENGGHSFQPNLHSSSGHETPSSSRSAATEESTTNQMKWPSPSVFPANYIGLLKIHQSQLFHPPENIMARRIDEQFMKMLKLDIVDNFELWQQSPLSGVIDTNQCKDSRQYSAKRLPKYKIYIIDGNDTLGAYREIYRETGDKRFETLKVHLYAGLTDVECLTLGITEPLSPKTQGPTDLEKICFCRKLLYAMNGVSEDQPTPAPNKMWTDRVHRTFNLTTKSQHDGMSTIKKIAKFDKEQWDLLYKFYVQNPTFKARRFDVLNGVDQATKFQLIRELGEGEITFPELRERARYSKLKDTADTGILTVDATNNLNLTCQSLVNVPLRAIRVKHGRTIDEEITGDELIKAIKELKRQRALTNSSDDVAGNYPFTISLLAHIWRRRNSDQ